In Stenotrophomonas sp. ASS1, the following proteins share a genomic window:
- the rodA gene encoding rod shape-determining protein RodA has product MLGGCREAVRTIDLPLLVALLILMGAGLAVLHSVSGPVTGQAARFAGGLLAMWLLSRVSLLRLRAWTPALYALSMLPLMAVYVIGTGKYGQRWLNLGVFYLQPSELLKLSLPLMMAWYLHRQPLPPSPRTVLTAAVLIGVPAVLILMQPNLGTATLVTASGVFALLLAGLHWGWVATGAAGLAVAAPLAWFGLLRQYQKDRVLTFLDPAADPLGTGWNILQSRIAIGSGGWQGRGWGQGTQATLDFLPEYTTDFAFSVLAEEFGWIGVATLFALYLFVVGRCLWIAVHARDTHARLLAGSLGLAFFVYVLVNGGMISGLLPVVGIPMPLISYGGTSAVSLLAGIGLVMAVRGHRPVHGG; this is encoded by the coding sequence ATGCTTGGCGGCTGCCGTGAGGCGGTGCGCACGATCGACCTGCCGTTGCTGGTCGCGTTGTTGATCCTGATGGGCGCGGGGCTGGCGGTGCTGCACAGCGTTTCCGGTCCGGTCACCGGGCAGGCGGCGCGCTTCGCCGGTGGCCTGCTGGCGATGTGGCTGCTGTCGCGTGTTTCGCTGCTGCGCCTGCGCGCGTGGACACCGGCGCTGTACGCGCTGTCGATGCTGCCGCTGATGGCGGTGTATGTGATCGGCACCGGCAAGTACGGGCAGCGCTGGCTCAACCTCGGCGTCTTCTACCTGCAGCCCTCCGAGCTGCTCAAGCTCAGCCTGCCGTTGATGATGGCCTGGTACCTGCACCGGCAACCGCTGCCACCGTCACCACGCACGGTACTGACGGCCGCAGTGCTGATCGGCGTTCCCGCCGTGCTGATCCTGATGCAGCCCAACCTCGGCACCGCCACGCTGGTCACCGCCAGCGGCGTGTTTGCGTTGTTGCTGGCCGGCCTGCACTGGGGCTGGGTGGCGACGGGGGCGGCAGGGCTGGCGGTGGCCGCACCACTGGCGTGGTTCGGCCTGTTGCGGCAGTACCAGAAGGATCGTGTACTGACCTTCCTCGACCCGGCAGCAGACCCGCTCGGCACCGGCTGGAACATCCTGCAGTCGCGCATCGCGATCGGTTCCGGTGGTTGGCAGGGACGTGGCTGGGGGCAGGGCACCCAGGCCACGCTGGATTTCCTGCCCGAGTACACCACCGACTTCGCGTTTTCGGTGCTGGCCGAGGAATTCGGCTGGATCGGTGTGGCGACGCTGTTCGCGCTGTACCTGTTCGTGGTCGGGCGTTGCCTGTGGATCGCAGTGCACGCGCGCGACACCCATGCGCGGTTGCTGGCCGGCAGCCTGGGGCTGGCGTTCTTCGTCTACGTATTGGTGAACGGTGGAATGATTTCCGGCCTGTTGCCGGTGGTGGGCATTCCGATGCCGTTGATCAGCTATGGCGGGACATCGGCGGTCTCGTTGCTGGCCGGTATCGGGTTGGTGATGGCGGTACGCGGGCACCGGCCGGTGCACGGGGGATAG
- the mltB gene encoding lytic murein transglycosylase B gives MIRRTLACMLTLGLVACATQPKSPPSSPQASSTPRQPAAKAHGPAEAAPEAAAATAPPVDLTPVPFEVARARFIADTAKRYGLKPEQISSVLDQAQVRQPIIAAMSRPAERVKPWNEYRPMFISKARIDGGRAFLAQHRAELDRVQQRTGVPAEVIVAIIGVETSYGKNAGSHRVLDALYTLAFYYPRSGDPAKLEREVRRELFFRDELAKLFELGREENLDITTLKGSYAGAMGMGQFMPSSYLDYAVDGNGDGRRDLFTSYDDVFSSIANYFVKKGGWVRGGQVAVPATLAPGREEFNPTEWMPTWSLADLAKRGYQPSAAVQPGATATPITLEGSTGKQYWLGFQNYYAITRYNLSKMYAMAVFQLSQAIAGQELPPA, from the coding sequence ATGATTCGACGCACTCTGGCCTGCATGCTCACCCTCGGCCTGGTCGCCTGCGCGACCCAGCCGAAGTCCCCACCGTCTTCGCCCCAGGCCAGCAGTACGCCGCGCCAGCCCGCCGCCAAGGCCCATGGCCCGGCCGAGGCCGCGCCCGAAGCCGCTGCTGCCACCGCGCCGCCGGTCGATCTCACCCCGGTGCCGTTCGAGGTCGCACGGGCCCGCTTCATTGCCGATACCGCCAAGCGCTATGGCCTGAAGCCGGAGCAGATCAGCAGCGTGCTCGACCAGGCGCAGGTGCGCCAGCCGATCATCGCCGCGATGTCGCGCCCGGCCGAACGGGTCAAGCCGTGGAACGAGTACCGGCCGATGTTCATCAGCAAGGCGCGCATCGATGGCGGCCGCGCGTTCCTGGCCCAGCATCGCGCCGAACTGGATCGCGTCCAGCAGCGCACCGGTGTGCCGGCCGAAGTGATCGTGGCGATCATCGGCGTGGAAACCAGCTACGGGAAGAATGCCGGCAGCCATCGCGTGCTCGATGCGCTGTACACGCTGGCGTTCTACTACCCGCGCAGCGGCGACCCGGCCAAGCTGGAACGCGAAGTGCGCCGCGAGCTGTTCTTCCGCGATGAGCTGGCCAAGTTGTTCGAGCTGGGCCGCGAAGAGAACCTGGACATCACCACGCTCAAGGGCAGCTATGCCGGCGCGATGGGCATGGGCCAGTTCATGCCGTCCAGCTACCTCGATTACGCGGTGGACGGTAATGGCGACGGCCGTCGCGACCTGTTCACCAGCTACGACGACGTGTTCTCGTCCATCGCCAACTACTTCGTGAAGAAGGGCGGCTGGGTGCGTGGCGGGCAGGTGGCCGTGCCGGCCACGCTGGCGCCGGGACGCGAGGAGTTCAATCCGACCGAATGGATGCCGACCTGGTCGCTGGCCGACCTGGCGAAGCGTGGCTACCAGCCCAGCGCTGCGGTGCAGCCGGGCGCCACCGCCACGCCGATCACGCTTGAAGGCAGCACCGGCAAGCAGTACTGGCTGGGCTTCCAGAACTACTACGCGATCACCCGCTACAACCTCTCGAAGATGTACGCGATGGCCGTGTTCCAGTTGTCCCAGGCCATTGCCGGACAGGAGCTGCCCCCGGCATGA